Proteins from a single region of Candidatus Saccharibacteria bacterium:
- a CDS encoding DUF2817 domain-containing protein, whose product MDLKKLLVKALAKFNQYPKKYTIPIVAISLLVLLYGIIFGLEKPVSFSYGGPSCVRQLTLFPAIHRTSSGEFSVSYEDSIVMGTFTIASRKTCFVAVAAPSVKNVKVSTSPFGGLLMRKTFDIAIGAPPVANTQVLSEPIATTKPLEIPLSDDDRVFGYDVYIKDKIASCAPAQKAITCDIPTLKLAQGKSYGAKLVRHFQGVAKETIAAQNVQTLSAVRVTKSTIKHRATVYSKPKAITLTLDKSMIAATTSLAQIKGGKRIPFAIKSLVQAKNIKVELPELPRSATFELLVDNAEAVDGSGFESPYKLTFKTSGGPKVSAINVGSVGIPLGTTAIITFDQSLLSSQDTKKLITASGGASVIKKSGSQVFISLSNVPRCGNFSITVTKGIKSKHGVASESSWKYSGRMVCHTVTTIGYSSQGRAINAYRFGTGPRTVLYTGAIHGNEYSTKLLMERWINELEANVKDIPSNKSIIVIPQINPDGVSSGSRVNARNVDLNRNFATNDWKKDITTVNNTPFPGGGGKTAMSEPETKALAAYVQQVRPVLILSYHSIGALVAANQAGSSGSLASLYSRLSGYRNATGQSDEAFEYSISGTADDWYAQKMGTASILVELGSHSYDQFYTNQRAMWAMVTS is encoded by the coding sequence ATGGATTTGAAGAAGCTGCTGGTGAAAGCCTTGGCAAAATTTAATCAATATCCAAAAAAATATACGATTCCGATAGTCGCCATATCATTACTTGTTCTGCTGTACGGTATTATTTTTGGCTTAGAAAAACCCGTCTCCTTTTCGTACGGGGGTCCATCTTGTGTTCGTCAGTTGACGCTATTTCCAGCTATTCACAGGACTTCGAGTGGTGAGTTCTCGGTAAGTTATGAAGACTCCATAGTAATGGGAACTTTCACCATTGCTTCCCGGAAGACGTGTTTCGTTGCTGTCGCTGCGCCATCCGTTAAAAATGTCAAAGTGAGCACTTCGCCGTTTGGAGGCCTACTTATGCGTAAGACGTTCGATATCGCGATAGGCGCGCCTCCGGTTGCGAATACTCAGGTTTTAAGCGAGCCAATAGCGACGACGAAACCACTAGAGATTCCGCTTAGTGATGATGACCGGGTGTTTGGCTATGATGTTTATATTAAGGATAAAATTGCTAGTTGCGCGCCTGCCCAGAAAGCGATTACGTGTGATATTCCAACCCTAAAGCTTGCACAGGGGAAGAGTTATGGTGCTAAACTAGTGCGTCACTTCCAAGGGGTTGCCAAGGAGACGATTGCGGCTCAAAATGTGCAAACCCTGTCTGCTGTCCGTGTTACGAAAAGTACGATCAAGCATCGCGCAACAGTATATTCGAAACCTAAAGCGATCACACTTACTCTAGATAAGAGCATGATTGCGGCAACGACCAGTCTGGCTCAGATAAAGGGTGGAAAGCGTATACCCTTTGCCATTAAAAGCTTGGTGCAGGCTAAAAACATAAAAGTTGAACTTCCGGAACTGCCACGATCTGCTACTTTTGAACTGCTTGTCGACAATGCAGAAGCAGTAGACGGAAGCGGCTTTGAGTCACCATATAAGCTCACTTTTAAAACATCTGGCGGCCCGAAAGTCTCGGCTATTAATGTTGGATCGGTCGGAATTCCCCTAGGGACGACGGCGATAATAACGTTCGATCAATCTCTTTTATCCAGCCAAGATACGAAAAAGCTCATAACCGCCTCTGGTGGAGCGAGTGTCATAAAAAAGAGCGGTAGCCAAGTGTTTATAAGTTTGTCGAATGTTCCTCGTTGCGGTAACTTTTCGATTACTGTCACGAAAGGCATTAAGAGCAAGCATGGCGTAGCGAGCGAGTCCTCTTGGAAATATAGCGGACGCATGGTCTGTCATACAGTGACAACAATAGGATACTCCAGTCAGGGAAGGGCGATAAACGCATATCGTTTCGGAACCGGGCCTCGCACGGTACTCTACACAGGTGCTATTCACGGCAACGAATATAGTACCAAATTACTCATGGAAAGGTGGATTAACGAGCTAGAGGCAAACGTAAAGGATATCCCGTCAAATAAGTCGATCATCGTTATCCCTCAAATTAATCCAGATGGCGTGAGCAGTGGGTCGCGGGTGAATGCACGCAATGTTGATCTAAACCGCAACTTCGCAACAAATGACTGGAAAAAAGACATCACTACGGTCAATAATACGCCTTTTCCTGGCGGAGGTGGCAAGACGGCGATGTCGGAGCCCGAAACAAAGGCGCTTGCAGCCTATGTTCAGCAGGTCCGTCCAGTTCTCATTCTTTCGTATCACAGCATCGGAGCTCTGGTCGCCGCGAACCAGGCGGGGTCATCTGGTAGCCTCGCTTCACTATATTCTCGACTGAGTGGATATCGTAATGCAACGGGGCAGAGCGATGAGGCGTTTGAATACTCTATCAGTGGTACGGCAGACGATTGGTATGCTCAAAAAATGGGGACGGCTAGCATTCTGGTGGAATTAGGGAGTCATAGTTACGACCAGTTCTACACAAACCAGCGTGCTATGTGGGCGATGGTAACTTCGTAA
- the def gene encoding peptide deformylase: MKKENIITLPNPHLREKSAKVHVITDDTIKLIDDMTSASLDWEDSRPHEISAALAAVQVDRLERVVIVRSDFDDKATRDFTALLNPEIVKYEGEIINDYEGCLSVSKIYGMVPRYSKIRVKALDLEGNEVRFKAEGFLARVIQHEIDHTNGIVFIDHIQDQHESFYTLDEKGELQPLDYDEHIKDNRILWN, from the coding sequence ATGAAAAAAGAAAACATCATCACCCTGCCAAATCCGCATTTGCGTGAGAAATCTGCAAAAGTCCATGTTATTACCGACGACACAATCAAACTAATCGACGATATGACAAGCGCCTCCCTTGACTGGGAAGACTCTCGCCCGCACGAAATTAGCGCCGCTCTCGCAGCAGTTCAAGTCGATCGGCTAGAGCGAGTTGTCATTGTCCGAAGCGACTTCGACGACAAGGCAACGCGTGATTTCACCGCCCTTCTTAACCCCGAAATCGTTAAATACGAAGGCGAAATCATCAACGACTACGAAGGATGCCTCAGTGTCAGCAAAATCTACGGCATGGTTCCCCGCTACTCTAAAATCCGCGTCAAAGCGCTCGATTTAGAAGGAAACGAGGTCCGCTTTAAAGCCGAAGGCTTCCTCGCTCGCGTTATTCAGCACGAAATCGACCACACGAACGGCATTGTATTCATTGATCACATTCAAGACCAGCATGAAAGCTTTTATACCCTCGACGAGAAAGGCGAGCTACAACCACTCGACTATGACGAACACATCAAAGACAATCGTATTCTTTGGAACTGA
- a CDS encoding translation initiation factor IF-2: MSQEKVLVVADSITVGELAETLNLPVTTLIGELFKNGIVATINQRIDFETATIIVEELGLDVELQKKAASTTMERKVHTLTDKAVDRPPIVAVMGHVDHGKTSLLDAILKTKAAEGEAGGITQHISAYQTERKGRSITLLDTPGHEAFAALRQHGATLTDVVIIVVAADDGVKPQTVEAIRFAQTANAKIVVAINKIDKEAANPQLVKTQLATEHGLNPEEWGGDTVMVEVSAKTGQNLDKLLDMVLLVADLEELKADIDVPAEGLVIESHMETGRGSVVGLLVEQGELKPGHFLVAGTAYGKVRTLLDFTGKAVKSAGPSTPVTVTGFKELPQFGDVFTIVKNEKEARHKTEQARIERERNAASTNVTGADLLKMMNQQHDSQELNVIVKADVQGSLTSVMDSLRLVETGGQVNLRVIASGVGSISENDIRMAEGGETIIYGFNVDLPPAVKRLAMRDKVQVRIFKVIYELLDDARQSMEAMLAPEVVETEVGKLTIKGVFRTLKDEIIAGGEVTSGKIAPNILARVMRGGEQIAEVEVVKVQRQQQEAKEVFEGEMCGMSLKTDKKLLLEEGDKLEFFTRALVKRTLS, from the coding sequence ATGAGCCAAGAAAAAGTACTTGTTGTCGCTGACTCAATTACTGTAGGTGAATTGGCTGAAACGCTCAATTTGCCCGTTACAACTCTGATTGGTGAGTTGTTTAAAAACGGTATCGTTGCAACGATCAATCAGCGAATTGATTTTGAAACCGCAACAATTATTGTTGAGGAATTAGGGCTAGATGTTGAGTTGCAAAAAAAGGCAGCCAGCACTACCATGGAACGTAAAGTTCATACACTTACCGACAAAGCGGTTGACCGACCGCCTATTGTTGCCGTTATGGGGCATGTCGACCACGGTAAAACGAGTCTTCTCGACGCTATTCTTAAAACGAAGGCAGCCGAGGGTGAAGCGGGTGGAATTACGCAGCATATTAGCGCGTACCAAACCGAACGCAAGGGCCGTTCAATCACACTTCTTGATACGCCAGGTCACGAAGCATTTGCAGCGCTTCGCCAGCATGGCGCAACGCTGACCGATGTTGTTATTATTGTTGTTGCCGCAGACGATGGTGTGAAGCCGCAAACGGTTGAAGCGATCCGCTTTGCACAAACGGCAAACGCAAAAATCGTTGTTGCTATCAATAAGATCGACAAAGAGGCGGCTAATCCGCAGCTTGTGAAGACCCAACTTGCCACCGAACATGGTCTCAACCCCGAGGAATGGGGCGGTGACACGGTTATGGTAGAGGTAAGCGCTAAAACCGGCCAAAACCTCGACAAACTACTTGATATGGTCCTTCTTGTTGCCGATCTTGAAGAGTTAAAGGCGGATATCGACGTTCCGGCCGAAGGTCTCGTTATCGAGTCCCATATGGAAACGGGCCGTGGATCTGTTGTTGGACTTTTGGTAGAGCAGGGTGAACTAAAACCAGGCCATTTCTTGGTTGCCGGTACTGCGTACGGTAAAGTGCGAACGCTCCTCGATTTTACGGGCAAAGCGGTCAAAAGCGCTGGTCCTTCAACGCCAGTAACGGTAACGGGCTTTAAGGAGCTTCCTCAGTTCGGTGACGTCTTTACGATCGTTAAGAACGAAAAAGAAGCACGCCACAAAACCGAACAGGCGCGTATCGAACGCGAGAGGAACGCCGCAAGCACAAATGTTACAGGCGCCGATCTTCTTAAAATGATGAATCAACAGCACGATAGCCAAGAGTTGAACGTTATCGTTAAAGCGGATGTTCAAGGGTCGCTTACGTCTGTTATGGATAGCCTTCGGCTTGTCGAGACAGGTGGTCAGGTGAACCTTCGCGTTATCGCAAGTGGCGTTGGTAGTATCTCTGAAAACGATATCCGCATGGCCGAAGGTGGCGAGACAATTATCTACGGATTTAACGTCGATCTTCCACCCGCGGTCAAGCGCCTCGCTATGCGCGATAAAGTTCAGGTGCGTATCTTCAAGGTCATCTACGAACTTCTCGACGATGCTCGTCAGTCTATGGAGGCAATGCTTGCTCCAGAAGTTGTCGAGACCGAAGTTGGAAAACTCACCATCAAGGGTGTATTCCGAACCCTTAAAGATGAAATCATCGCCGGTGGCGAGGTGACGAGCGGCAAGATCGCTCCTAATATCCTTGCGCGCGTTATGCGCGGCGGTGAGCAAATCGCCGAGGTGGAAGTTGTAAAGGTGCAGCGTCAGCAACAAGAAGCTAAAGAAGTCTTCGAGGGTGAAATGTGTGGTATGTCGCTAAAAACCGATAAGAAACTACTCCTTGAAGAGGGCGACAAGCTCGAATTCTTTACGCGAGCGCTCGTTAAGCGAACATTGTCCTAG
- a CDS encoding DUF3152 domain-containing protein, translating into MCVVCLVGYGAAAGVGLFVASNGAPAVLAEATTTPIATQLESLQELQQVASTLKAPSLSEPEWLKKQNAAEAAARNAKTQEVTYSVSGKGVIAADMTEFRTLANATLNDARGWSRLGVTFREVSSGGSFTLILSEASLVPSFSSGCSAEYSCRVGRNIIINQDRWVGATTPWNNAGGSLRDYRHMVINHEAGHWLGHDHESCSGAGKSAPVMQQQSIDLQGCKFNPWPLASELWSSQLGITKS; encoded by the coding sequence ATGTGTGTTGTTTGCTTGGTGGGATATGGTGCTGCGGCTGGAGTGGGTCTCTTTGTGGCCTCAAATGGCGCGCCTGCGGTACTTGCTGAGGCAACTACGACACCCATTGCAACTCAGCTAGAGAGTCTTCAGGAACTACAGCAGGTCGCGTCGACACTTAAAGCGCCGAGTCTAAGTGAGCCCGAATGGCTAAAGAAACAAAACGCGGCGGAAGCAGCCGCCCGTAATGCCAAAACGCAAGAAGTTACGTACAGCGTATCGGGCAAAGGTGTTATCGCTGCCGATATGACTGAATTTCGTACGCTGGCTAATGCAACGCTCAATGATGCGCGTGGATGGTCGCGCCTGGGGGTGACGTTTCGCGAGGTGTCATCTGGTGGCTCGTTTACGCTAATCCTCAGCGAGGCTAGTTTAGTGCCATCATTCTCTTCGGGGTGTAGCGCAGAATATAGCTGTCGCGTAGGGCGGAATATTATTATCAACCAAGATCGTTGGGTGGGAGCAACAACTCCCTGGAATAATGCTGGTGGATCATTGCGCGATTATCGACACATGGTTATTAACCACGAGGCGGGCCACTGGCTAGGTCATGACCACGAGTCGTGCAGTGGCGCCGGAAAGTCAGCACCGGTCATGCAACAGCAGTCAATTGACCTGCAGGGCTGCAAATTTAATCCGTGGCCACTTGCTAGCGAGTTGTGGTCATCACAGCTAGGAATTACCAAATCATGA
- a CDS encoding ROK family protein has translation MLVTVDTGGTKTLIAQFGQDGVLGETIKFPTPKNQDEYVALLRETLQKNYGDKTVEAVVVALPGIIKNGVALWCNNLKWKNFDALSALTGVLGDAPVLIENDANLAGLAETRALDPIPVSSLYVTVSTGIGTGIITNGHIDPGLRYSEGGRALVEFKGEVREWESFASGRAIVEVYGKFARDITDQETWDQIADRISRGFLAVVPIIQPDVIIIGGSIGTYFERYGSKLEKILNDKLPPHISCPRFLQAQHPEEAVVYGCYYYALDCLAHS, from the coding sequence ATGTTAGTGACTGTCGACACCGGTGGCACAAAGACGCTTATCGCTCAGTTTGGGCAAGACGGCGTTCTCGGCGAAACAATCAAGTTTCCCACCCCTAAAAACCAAGACGAGTACGTGGCCTTACTCAGAGAAACATTACAAAAAAACTACGGCGATAAAACGGTAGAAGCGGTTGTCGTGGCGCTTCCCGGCATTATTAAAAACGGCGTCGCCCTGTGGTGTAATAATTTAAAATGGAAGAACTTTGATGCGCTCTCGGCGCTAACAGGCGTTTTGGGCGACGCACCGGTTCTTATCGAGAATGACGCCAACTTAGCGGGCCTCGCCGAAACACGCGCGCTCGACCCAATCCCCGTTTCGTCCCTTTATGTCACGGTGAGTACCGGTATTGGCACGGGCATCATCACAAACGGTCATATCGATCCGGGTCTGCGTTATAGCGAAGGTGGTCGCGCGCTCGTTGAATTTAAGGGCGAGGTTCGCGAGTGGGAAAGTTTCGCATCGGGGCGAGCAATCGTTGAAGTGTACGGTAAATTTGCGCGTGATATCACCGATCAAGAGACATGGGACCAGATCGCAGACCGTATTAGTCGTGGTTTTTTAGCAGTTGTTCCTATTATTCAGCCCGACGTAATTATAATTGGCGGTAGTATCGGCACGTATTTTGAACGCTATGGATCAAAATTAGAAAAGATCCTTAACGACAAGCTGCCGCCTCACATCTCTTGCCCGCGATTTTTACAAGCCCAACACCCAGAGGAAGCTGTTGTTTATGGATGCTACTACTATGCGCTCGACTGCCTCGCTCATAGCTAA
- the fmt gene encoding methionyl-tRNA formyltransferase encodes MTNTSKTIVFFGTEEFSLTALRGLIEADYSIAAVITKPDSKKGRGQKLVPPSVKVLATQHNIPVWQPAKLASINDDIRALGDVCGVLVSYGKIIPQSTIDLFHPGIINVHPSLLPKYRGPSPIETAIKNGDSITGVSIMQLSAQMDAGPVYSSKEYKLTGSENSLELYHALADFGTDLLLETLPRILDGTLTPSTQNEQDATYCSMLTKDDSLLNLASLTATEAERTIRAHISFPKSKLTLNGHTFIVTKAHISASQKTPLDFVCRDGAFLSVDELIAPSGRRMDGDAFLRGYAS; translated from the coding sequence ATGACGAACACATCAAAGACAATCGTATTCTTTGGAACTGAGGAATTTAGCCTCACCGCCCTCCGCGGTCTTATAGAAGCCGACTATTCTATTGCGGCTGTCATTACAAAACCCGACAGCAAAAAAGGACGCGGACAGAAATTGGTGCCACCAAGCGTGAAAGTGCTCGCAACGCAGCATAATATTCCCGTTTGGCAGCCTGCAAAACTTGCATCAATCAACGACGATATTCGCGCGCTTGGTGATGTTTGTGGTGTTCTCGTCAGCTATGGCAAGATCATCCCACAAAGCACAATCGATCTTTTTCACCCCGGCATCATCAACGTCCACCCTTCACTTCTGCCAAAATATCGCGGTCCATCACCCATCGAAACTGCAATAAAAAACGGTGATTCTATCACCGGGGTCTCGATTATGCAGCTTTCCGCACAGATGGACGCCGGCCCAGTTTATAGCAGTAAAGAGTACAAACTTACAGGGTCCGAAAACAGCCTCGAACTTTATCATGCTCTTGCCGATTTTGGAACCGATCTCCTTCTCGAAACCCTCCCGCGCATACTCGATGGAACTCTTACGCCATCGACCCAAAACGAGCAAGACGCCACCTATTGTTCAATGCTTACTAAAGACGACTCTCTTCTTAACTTGGCCAGCCTCACCGCAACCGAGGCAGAGCGAACAATCCGCGCTCATATAAGCTTTCCCAAAAGCAAACTTACGCTCAACGGTCATACGTTTATCGTTACCAAAGCACATATTTCCGCTAGCCAAAAAACACCGCTCGACTTTGTATGCCGAGACGGTGCCTTTCTATCTGTCGATGAGCTTATCGCTCCGAGTGGCCGCCGTATGGATGGCGACGCCTTTCTTCGCGGTTACGCTTCTTGA
- a CDS encoding S1 RNA-binding domain-containing protein yields the protein MATKATITMDDLLAAHEDSVKQLTAGEVITGKILSLRKHEVLVDLGAQGVGYVPRREVGFSRALKEGDEVTASVVDAELDNGYSLLSLRKAAKDRGWEEVAAKLETGDIIEVSPYDANRGGLLVEYEGVRGFLPVSQLSAEHYPRVGSSDKDEILQRLNALVGQTLKVRILDSDRKANKLIFSEKEAIKDGLAERFEKLKVGDKVTGVVTGVVDFGVFVNVEGIEGLVHISEISWERVNNPSDYVKVGQTIEAKIISIDKDRLSLSIKQLTQDPWLDEVEQFKSGAEVEGTVTRITPFGAFVQISPAVEALVHISELGDGNDVDPEKVFTLNERKNFVVLDIDKDNRKISLSLADKKK from the coding sequence ATGGCAACAAAAGCCACAATAACAATGGATGATTTGCTCGCTGCCCACGAGGATAGCGTCAAGCAATTAACAGCAGGTGAAGTAATTACTGGAAAGATCTTGTCACTTCGTAAGCACGAAGTACTTGTCGATCTTGGTGCGCAGGGTGTTGGATACGTTCCTCGCCGCGAAGTAGGCTTTTCTCGCGCTCTTAAAGAGGGCGACGAAGTAACTGCAAGCGTTGTCGACGCAGAACTCGACAATGGCTACTCACTACTTTCACTTCGCAAAGCTGCAAAGGATCGTGGCTGGGAAGAAGTGGCTGCAAAGCTCGAAACCGGCGATATTATCGAGGTTTCTCCTTACGACGCGAACCGTGGTGGTCTGCTTGTTGAATACGAAGGCGTCCGTGGATTCCTTCCGGTTTCTCAGCTTTCTGCCGAGCACTACCCACGTGTAGGCTCAAGCGACAAAGACGAAATTCTTCAGCGTCTTAACGCCCTTGTCGGCCAAACGCTCAAGGTTCGTATCCTCGATAGCGACCGCAAAGCCAACAAGCTTATTTTCTCAGAAAAAGAAGCAATCAAAGATGGTCTTGCCGAGCGATTCGAAAAACTCAAGGTTGGAGACAAAGTTACTGGTGTTGTGACCGGTGTTGTCGACTTTGGTGTGTTCGTTAACGTCGAAGGCATCGAAGGTTTGGTTCACATCTCAGAAATCAGCTGGGAGCGCGTTAACAACCCAAGCGACTACGTAAAAGTTGGTCAAACTATCGAAGCAAAGATCATCTCTATCGATAAAGACCGCCTTAGCCTCAGTATTAAGCAACTTACTCAAGACCCATGGTTGGACGAAGTTGAACAATTTAAATCTGGCGCAGAAGTTGAAGGTACGGTTACTCGTATTACGCCATTTGGTGCATTCGTGCAGATCAGCCCAGCAGTTGAAGCTCTTGTTCACATTTCAGAACTTGGCGACGGCAACGATGTTGACCCTGAGAAGGTGTTTACTCTCAATGAACGCAAGAACTTTGTTGTACTTGATATCGACAAAGACAACCGCAAGATTTCACTAAGTCTTGCTGACAAAAAGAAATAG
- a CDS encoding LPXTG cell wall anchor domain-containing protein, which produces MVRTNQGGSVLSFVIIGVILAAILVGGVYMVRQQTSQPSGEAPQEVVEEPPATTPTEETEKEAEKPQKEEPVQQTPQTEKEVELPQTGPAESLVSLIAIALLGFTATSYLRSRRAGLSL; this is translated from the coding sequence ATGGTACGAACGAATCAGGGTGGTTCAGTACTAAGTTTTGTGATAATTGGCGTCATTTTGGCTGCAATTCTTGTTGGTGGCGTGTATATGGTACGTCAACAGACGTCGCAGCCATCGGGTGAAGCGCCTCAAGAAGTGGTTGAAGAGCCGCCTGCAACGACACCTACGGAAGAAACAGAAAAAGAAGCCGAAAAACCTCAAAAAGAGGAGCCTGTCCAGCAGACACCGCAAACCGAAAAGGAAGTAGAGTTGCCTCAAACGGGCCCAGCCGAGTCGCTCGTGTCACTTATTGCCATTGCGCTTCTTGGCTTTACGGCAACATCATATCTCCGCTCTCGCCGCGCCGGCCTCTCTCTTTGA